A section of the Phacochoerus africanus isolate WHEZ1 chromosome 4, ROS_Pafr_v1, whole genome shotgun sequence genome encodes:
- the LOC125124809 gene encoding uncharacterized protein LOC125124809 isoform X1, whose product MSTPGSLEGSSIPLWAESFQHSWARQGFFLAPRDKVPFIRGVRPLDPCPPHPTLRLVRAAASSGHRALQSPFSLPAPCVFPRCASLQVGQPGGRMWSRPLGPTHTPLLCPDSLQDAGTSLRSVSCLLMAQNGARLASPREGRSCSPDGPCSARPPRPAFRASPLRVAARRPSPPAMGAPSSRARQPSAWWSDLFPKAPPILLALPQTLSLSPAPLSPRKTLHPCHYTLSPHPPSHTPFPILLEASTSFPSPTAAEGQQLKGSWGRGDGLPGGLADHLLRKLCRGVGVSLPERLEDEPHPGAAGTCVLI is encoded by the coding sequence ATGAGCACACCTGGGTCTCTAGAAGGTTCTTCCATACCTCTGTGGGCTGAGTCATTTCAAcactcctgggccaggcagggcttCTTCTTGGCCCCGAGGGACAAGGTTCCCTTCATCCGGGGGGTACGGCCCCTGGACCCCTGTCCCCCGCACCCCACCCTCCGCCTGGTGAGGGCTGCGGCCAGCTCTGGACACAGAGCCCTCCAgagccccttctccctccctgctccctgcgtCTTCCCAAGATGCGCCAGCCTCCAGGTGGGGCAGCCAGGCGGCAGAATGTGGTCCAGGCCTCTcggccccacccacacccccctgCTCTGCCCTGACAGCCTCCAAGACGCAGGCACGTCGCTGCGTTCTGTGTCCTGTCTCCTCATGGCACAAAATGGTGCCCGCCTAGCTTCCCCCAGAGAAGGGAGATCATGCTCCCCGGACGGACCCTGCTCTGCCCGTCCTCCCCGCCCGGCCTTTAGGGCCTCTCCCCTAAGGGTGGCCGCGAGGAGGCCCTCGCCTCCGGCCATGGGGGCTCCATCCTCCCGAGCCCGACAGCCCTCCGCCTGGTGGTCCGACCTCTTCCCCAAGGCCCCGCCCATCCTCCTCGCGCTCCCCCAAACCCTGTCTCTTTCCCCAGCGCCCTTGTCCCCACGGAAGACCCTCCACCCGTGCCATTACACGCTCTCgccccaccctcccagccacacccccttccccatcctcctgGAAGCTTCCACTTCCTTCCCGTCTCCCACGGCAGCAGAGGGTCAGCAGCTCAAGGGGTCCTGGGGCCGTGGAGATGGCCTGCCCGGGGGCCTCGCTGACCACCTCCTACGGAAGCTGTGCCGGGGTGTGGGGGTGTCTCTGCCCGAACGGCTGGAGGACGAGCCACATCCGGGGGCAGCCGGAACCTGCGTCCTGATCTGA
- the LOC125124809 gene encoding uncharacterized protein LOC125124809 isoform X2 translates to MSHQPGDHPRPEPSTATVTSRSSSLGQVSSQTSRLELVLEEPRGPARHRRASPPGEEVLNWVPWRLLSPRMVPSEQTGTLRPAPTGQVSSHWTSQLLPAARWALGRSRPGEEKAPVPFTLIPQPQVPLGCQLQPKQIIRAL, encoded by the exons ATGTCC caccAACCCGGAGACCACCCTCGGCCGGAGCCCAGCACGGCCACCGTCACGTCTCGGTCGTCCAGCTTGGGACAGGTCAGTTCCCAGACATCCAGGCTGGAGCTGGTCCTTGAAGAGCCTAGGGGTCCAGCCCGGCACAGGAGGGCCAG CCCCCCAGGAGAAGAGGTGCTGAACTGGGTCCCCTGGAGGCTCCTGAGCCCCAGAATGGTGCCCTCTGAGCAGACGGGCACTCTCAGACCAGCTCCCACTGGACAAGTCAGCTCCCACTGGACAAGTCAGCTCCTGCCTGCCGCCCGATGGGCCCTTGGGAGAAGCAGACCCGGTGAGGAAAAGGCCCCTGTGCCCTTCACCCTAATTCCCCAGCCCCAAGTCCCACTGGGTTGCCAGCTTCAACCTAAGCAAATAATCCGTGCCCTCTAA
- the LOC125124810 gene encoding junctophilin-2-like yields the protein MARAASSPHSLAVLLFLLQRAEGEPPGEDPPEPPGAQRAARPQEAGSGRLARVSWDGQPRSMGRDTETMTPGPDRRPSLRPAREEATPPASRPPPGCRLAHSCGHPGGLQDEGMGTPRDPRLGRQPEEVTAIHLPPGRRAGRANEPRGVRLIGKMGCSGRWCWLLCTQKACNAAAMSPGRGVQWQSFYVPHIYPNKAQTA from the exons ATGGCCAGGGCGGCCTCTTCTCCCCACTCGCTGGCTGTGCTCCTCTTTCTGCTGCAGAGAGCGGAGGGCGAGCCCCCAGGGGAGGACCCCCCAGAACCGCCTGGAGCCCAGCGGGCGGCCCGGCCCCAGGAAGCTGGATCCGGACGACTGGCCAGAGTCTCTTGGGACGGGCAGCCCCGCTCGA tgggtagagaCACGGAGACGATGACGCCAGGGCCGGACAGGCGCCCATCTCTCAGGCCCGCCCGTGAAGAGGCCACCCCGCCCGCCTCCCGGCCGCCACCCGGCTGCCGCCTTGCACATTCCTGTGGTCACCCAGGAGGGCTCCAGGACGAGGGGATGGGGACGCCGAGGGACCCCCGGCTTGG GAGGCAGCCTGAGGAGGTGACGGCCATCCATCTGCCCCCAGGACGGAGGGCCGGCAGGGCCAACGAGCCAAGGGGTGTCCGGTTGATCGGGAAGATGGGGTGCTCTGGCCGGTGGTGCTGGCTGCTCTGCACCCAGAAAGCATGCAACGCCGCTGCTATGTCCCCCGGCCGAGGGGTCCAGTGGCAGAGTTTCTATGTCCCGCATATTTACCCCAATAAAGCACAGACCGCCTGA
- the LOC125124809 gene encoding uncharacterized protein LOC125124809 isoform X3, whose amino-acid sequence MEQPLRVPESRTNPETTLGRSPARPPSRLGRPAWDSPPGEEVLNWVPWRLLSPRMVPSEQTGTLRPAPTGQVSSHWTSQLLPAARWALGRSRPGEEKAPVPFTLIPQPQVPLGCQLQPKQIIRAL is encoded by the exons ATGGAGCAGCCACTGCGGGTCCCCGAGTCTCG caccAACCCGGAGACCACCCTCGGCCGGAGCCCAGCACGGCCACCGTCACGTCTCGGTCGTCCAGCTTGGGACAG CCCCCCAGGAGAAGAGGTGCTGAACTGGGTCCCCTGGAGGCTCCTGAGCCCCAGAATGGTGCCCTCTGAGCAGACGGGCACTCTCAGACCAGCTCCCACTGGACAAGTCAGCTCCCACTGGACAAGTCAGCTCCTGCCTGCCGCCCGATGGGCCCTTGGGAGAAGCAGACCCGGTGAGGAAAAGGCCCCTGTGCCCTTCACCCTAATTCCCCAGCCCCAAGTCCCACTGGGTTGCCAGCTTCAACCTAAGCAAATAATCCGTGCCCTCTAA